One Bdellovibrio bacteriovorus str. Tiberius DNA segment encodes these proteins:
- the nrdD gene encoding anaerobic ribonucleoside-triphosphate reductase: MIRLTEEQIQKKIAFVQQYKSAANAAEGSRLDANANVTLKNIATLEAEINKDINIQINRSLVAGKIAALFGPELSAEYVRQIESHEIYVHDETSLKPYCASISMYPLLLQGLRDLGGESKAPQHLESFCGCFVNLVFAVSAQFAGAVATVEWLMYFDHFARKDYGDDYLKTHQRLINNHLQHVVYALNQPAAARGYQSVFWNISAYDEYYFKSLFGDFVFPDGDLPRWDSVEKLQAHFMSWFNEERKKAILTFPVVTAAMLIDEQGPRDTAFATMCAQELSRGNSFFMYMSDSADSLASCCRLRNEISDNTFSYSLGAGGVATGSINVITINMNRLVQKNLDLAGMVDKVQKYQVAYRELMQEYFEAGLLTAYTAGFISLNKQFLTIGINGMVEAAEFSGLSVENSGPYKDFVREKLKVIYDANRKARQTYGYMFNTEFVPAENLGVKNAQWDRKDGLFVPRDCYNSYFYVVENDSVNPLDKMDLHGKEMMQYLDGGSALHLNLEERLTAEGFLKLIRAAALSGCNYWCVNIKITICNACEHIDKRTLYKCSDCGSHDVDHATRVIGYLKRVSAFSKARQTEAAKRFYHPTPSRVSSLAGKSSPTPAAPESRYMPHTPDGTDRYAEQNPPTGV, encoded by the coding sequence ATGATCAGACTCACTGAAGAACAAATTCAGAAAAAGATCGCCTTCGTCCAGCAGTACAAATCCGCCGCCAATGCCGCGGAAGGTTCCAGACTGGACGCCAACGCCAACGTCACTTTAAAGAATATTGCGACGCTGGAGGCAGAGATCAACAAGGACATCAATATCCAGATCAACCGCAGCCTGGTCGCCGGAAAAATCGCCGCATTGTTCGGGCCCGAGCTTTCCGCCGAATATGTACGCCAGATCGAAAGTCATGAAATCTATGTTCATGATGAAACATCGCTAAAGCCCTATTGCGCTTCCATTTCCATGTATCCTCTGCTGCTGCAAGGTCTGCGCGATCTGGGCGGTGAATCCAAAGCCCCCCAACATCTGGAAAGCTTCTGTGGCTGCTTTGTGAATCTGGTTTTTGCCGTGTCTGCCCAGTTTGCCGGGGCCGTCGCCACGGTGGAATGGTTGATGTACTTCGATCACTTTGCCCGCAAGGACTATGGTGATGACTATTTGAAAACCCACCAACGCCTGATCAATAATCACCTGCAGCACGTGGTTTATGCTTTAAACCAACCCGCAGCTGCCCGCGGATACCAGTCCGTCTTCTGGAATATTTCTGCTTATGATGAATACTATTTCAAATCCCTGTTCGGTGACTTTGTATTCCCGGATGGTGATCTGCCCCGCTGGGACAGCGTTGAAAAACTTCAGGCGCACTTCATGTCCTGGTTCAACGAAGAACGTAAAAAAGCGATTCTAACTTTCCCTGTGGTGACCGCCGCCATGCTGATTGATGAACAAGGTCCGCGGGACACAGCCTTTGCCACCATGTGCGCGCAAGAACTCAGCCGCGGCAACAGCTTCTTTATGTACATGAGTGATTCCGCCGACAGTCTGGCCAGCTGCTGCCGCCTGCGCAACGAGATTTCCGACAACACCTTCAGTTATTCCCTGGGGGCCGGAGGTGTTGCCACGGGGTCGATTAATGTTATCACCATCAACATGAACCGCCTGGTTCAAAAGAACCTGGATCTGGCCGGGATGGTGGACAAGGTGCAAAAGTATCAGGTCGCCTATCGTGAGCTGATGCAGGAATACTTTGAAGCCGGACTGCTGACGGCATACACTGCCGGATTCATTTCCCTGAACAAGCAATTTTTGACGATCGGAATTAACGGCATGGTGGAAGCCGCTGAATTCAGCGGGCTGAGCGTCGAAAATTCCGGCCCGTACAAGGACTTTGTGCGCGAAAAGCTGAAAGTGATTTATGATGCCAACCGCAAAGCCCGTCAAACTTATGGCTATATGTTCAACACCGAATTTGTGCCGGCTGAAAATCTGGGGGTTAAAAACGCCCAGTGGGACCGCAAGGACGGATTGTTCGTCCCGCGGGACTGCTACAATTCCTATTTCTATGTGGTGGAAAATGATTCTGTGAATCCTCTGGACAAGATGGATCTGCACGGCAAAGAGATGATGCAGTACCTTGATGGTGGATCCGCATTACATCTTAATTTGGAAGAAAGGCTGACCGCCGAAGGTTTCTTAAAACTGATCCGTGCGGCGGCATTGTCGGGCTGCAACTATTGGTGTGTGAATATCAAAATCACCATCTGCAACGCCTGTGAACATATCGACAAAAGAACGCTGTACAAATGCAGCGACTGTGGAAGCCACGATGTTGATCACGCCACCCGGGTCATTGGTTATTTGAAACGTGTTTCCGCCTTCAGCAAGGCACGCCAGACTGAGGCGGCAAAACGTTTCTATCACCCTACTCCTTCACGCGTATCATCTTTGGCAGGAAAATCCAGCCCCACACCAGCAGCCCCAGAATCCAGGTATATGCCGCATACACCAGATGGGACTGATAGATATGCGGAGCAAAACCCGCCGACAGGCGTGTAA
- a CDS encoding Crp/Fnr family transcriptional regulator, whose protein sequence is MKDIIAILKKQDFLRHLNDRDLRSLSPYFELIHISHREILFKKGQPIEHIYLVLYGSFKIQESIEKGAVKIFNFLSQGEFLGVAMAGLPQPRYPTSAVANEDSTLLKIPIGIFFDRLMLIPELRRKVNRQISERFLEFQNDICKSHKLAPYRVADFLLRLLDRQDSNKTYIQLPLTRLDIADRTGTQSETVIRILSQWTKQGWIRTVDHHIEILDPQALKEVESERPSRKTATGTSDHPENV, encoded by the coding sequence ATGAAAGACATTATTGCCATTTTAAAAAAACAAGACTTTCTGCGCCACCTGAACGACCGTGATCTTCGTTCTTTGTCCCCTTATTTTGAGCTGATTCACATTTCTCATCGCGAGATCCTTTTCAAAAAAGGCCAGCCCATAGAACACATTTATCTGGTGCTATATGGATCATTCAAAATTCAGGAGTCCATCGAAAAAGGAGCGGTGAAAATCTTTAATTTCTTAAGCCAGGGTGAATTCCTGGGCGTTGCCATGGCCGGCCTGCCGCAGCCCCGTTACCCGACTTCTGCGGTCGCCAATGAAGACAGCACTCTGCTAAAGATCCCCATCGGCATTTTCTTTGACCGCCTGATGCTGATCCCGGAACTGCGCCGCAAGGTGAACCGTCAGATTTCCGAGCGTTTTCTGGAGTTCCAGAATGACATCTGCAAATCCCACAAACTGGCCCCCTATCGAGTGGCGGACTTTTTACTGCGCCTGCTGGATCGCCAAGATTCGAACAAAACCTATATTCAGCTTCCCCTGACCCGACTGGATATTGCCGATCGCACCGGCACCCAGAGCGAAACCGTCATCCGCATTTTAAGCCAATGGACCAAACAAGGCTGGATCCGCACCGTAGACCATCATATTGAAATTCTGGATCCCCAAGCCCTGAAGGAGGTGGAAAGTGAACGCCCTTCTCGAAAAACTGCGACAGGAACATCAGATCATCCTGAAAATGTTTGA
- a CDS encoding DUF2249 domain-containing protein — translation MKELVIEAQKIEPATRHSFIFESFDKLEGGDSLLIVNNHDPLPLLRQFGEARPNQFVDEYLEKGPAVWKLRLTKKKKEGCCGFCE, via the coding sequence ATGAAAGAACTAGTCATTGAAGCTCAGAAAATTGAACCAGCGACCCGCCATTCTTTTATTTTCGAAAGTTTTGACAAGCTGGAAGGCGGCGACAGCCTGCTGATCGTGAACAACCATGATCCGCTTCCGCTGCTGCGCCAGTTCGGTGAAGCCCGTCCCAATCAGTTTGTTGATGAGTATCTTGAAAAAGGTCCGGCGGTTTGGAAGCTGCGCCTGACGAAAAAGAAAAAAGAAGGCTGCTGCGGTTTCTGCGAGTAG
- a CDS encoding SCO family protein: MKLSKVLPIGVVLLMVAMAQANDHHHHAAPAAAEKSPALSEDSIYNLNSSLLDTDGKKVNLESLRGKPVVISMAYTSCVYTCPLIVAQMQQIEKALQAKGKKDVRFVLVSFDPEKDKPAVLKAFGKKKDLSGQWSLLTSKSDKEPREIASVLGIKYSKVEGGDYDHSFIITVLDADGVPRGRQVGAAGDPKDLIKFIP, from the coding sequence ATGAAACTGTCAAAAGTACTGCCCATTGGTGTTGTTCTGCTGATGGTGGCAATGGCCCAGGCCAATGACCATCATCATCACGCCGCCCCCGCGGCCGCGGAAAAGAGTCCGGCTTTAAGCGAGGACTCAATCTATAATTTGAATTCATCCTTGCTTGATACTGACGGGAAGAAAGTGAATCTGGAAAGCCTTCGAGGGAAGCCCGTGGTGATTTCCATGGCCTATACCAGCTGTGTGTACACTTGCCCCCTGATTGTGGCGCAAATGCAGCAGATTGAAAAAGCCCTGCAGGCCAAAGGTAAAAAAGACGTGCGCTTTGTTCTGGTCAGCTTTGATCCGGAAAAAGACAAGCCCGCGGTGTTAAAGGCCTTTGGTAAAAAGAAAGACCTCAGTGGACAGTGGAGCCTGCTGACTTCCAAGTCTGACAAAGAACCACGCGAAATCGCCAGTGTGCTGGGAATCAAGTACAGCAAAGTAGAGGGCGGCGACTATGATCATTCTTTCATTATCACTGTGCTTGACGCCGACGGTGTTCCACGTGGCCGCCAGGTGGGTGCTGCGGGGGATCCAAAAGATCTGATAAAATTCATCCCTTGA
- a CDS encoding formylglycine-generating enzyme family protein gives MDGIKQGLLIVAVLFISLSALALNQVVIPGGEFKMPARLNQKKQTVAPFQMDLHPVTNADYLEFVKANPQWRKSQVKKIFADASYLDYWKNDLHWEDKVSGQSPVVRVSWFAAREYCAWKGLRLPLTNEWEYVALSPFKNDADIKALILEWYGRGAEWPLPKVQKGSANRLGVYDMHGLIWEWVEDFNTALVTGESRADGGLDKNLFCGAGASGAADPADYAAFMRFAFRSSLQARYTVQNLGFRCAK, from the coding sequence ATGGACGGAATTAAACAGGGTCTTCTGATCGTGGCCGTCCTTTTCATCAGCCTCAGTGCCTTGGCGCTGAATCAAGTGGTGATCCCCGGCGGAGAGTTCAAGATGCCGGCCCGGCTGAATCAGAAAAAACAGACGGTGGCCCCCTTTCAAATGGACCTGCATCCGGTGACCAATGCCGACTATCTGGAGTTTGTGAAAGCAAATCCCCAGTGGCGAAAATCCCAGGTAAAAAAGATTTTCGCTGATGCCAGCTATCTGGATTATTGGAAGAACGATCTTCATTGGGAAGACAAAGTGTCCGGGCAGTCCCCGGTGGTGCGAGTCAGCTGGTTTGCGGCACGTGAGTACTGCGCGTGGAAAGGTCTGCGGCTGCCGTTGACCAACGAGTGGGAATACGTGGCGTTAAGTCCCTTTAAAAATGACGCCGACATCAAGGCTTTGATTCTGGAATGGTACGGGCGGGGGGCGGAGTGGCCCTTGCCGAAAGTTCAAAAAGGAAGTGCCAACCGTTTGGGTGTGTATGACATGCATGGGTTGATCTGGGAGTGGGTTGAAGATTTCAACACGGCTCTGGTCACCGGTGAGTCCCGCGCTGACGGGGGGCTGGATAAAAATCTGTTCTGTGGTGCCGGGGCTTCCGGTGCAGCAGACCCGGCGGATTACGCCGCTTTTATGAGATTTGCATTTCGCAGCAGTTTGCAAGCCCGATACACTGTTCAGAATCTGGGCTTTCGCTGCGCTAAATAA
- the nirK gene encoding copper-containing nitrite reductase — protein MKDWNYKKILLAGLLIGAAPVAAMAEKIKGEEVAVLTDAPEVPPPITRKHATKVVVNLETKEVKLRLADGVDYTFWTFGGKVPGKFIRIREGDQVEFHLHNHPSSKLPHNIDLHAVTGQGGGAEGSFTAPGHSSTFSFKALNPGLYVYHCATAPVGMHIANGMYGLILVEPKEGLPKVDREFYVMQSEFYTKGKYGAPGLQPFSMTKAVEEKADYVVFNGSVGALVGDNAMKAKTGEKVRLFVGNGGPNLVSSFHVIGEIFDKVYVEGGKLVNENVQTTLVPAGGSAIVEFKLDTTGTFILVDHSIFRAFNKGAIGMLKVEGKEDHEIYSGKTKDGIYQPEGGVIQEIGAEAPKQIPAKTLEERLAGGKRIYDSSCFACHQSNGQGLPGAFPPLAKSDFLNNSKEKSISAVIHGLEGPVKVNGKEFNSVMPAQILSDEDAANVLTYVYSMWGNSKKVVTPADVKAVRAAGKK, from the coding sequence ATGAAAGACTGGAATTATAAAAAGATACTCTTGGCAGGCTTGTTGATCGGCGCAGCTCCGGTCGCGGCAATGGCGGAAAAAATTAAAGGCGAGGAAGTGGCCGTCTTGACTGACGCCCCGGAAGTGCCACCACCGATCACTCGCAAACACGCCACTAAAGTGGTTGTGAATCTGGAAACTAAGGAAGTAAAACTGCGTCTGGCCGACGGGGTGGATTATACTTTCTGGACATTCGGAGGCAAGGTGCCGGGCAAGTTCATCCGGATTCGTGAAGGGGATCAGGTGGAATTCCATCTGCACAACCATCCTTCCAGTAAATTGCCGCACAATATCGACTTGCATGCAGTGACAGGTCAGGGTGGTGGTGCCGAAGGCTCCTTCACTGCACCGGGACATAGTTCCACTTTCAGCTTCAAGGCGCTGAATCCGGGCTTGTATGTTTATCACTGTGCAACTGCGCCGGTGGGGATGCACATTGCCAATGGGATGTACGGTTTGATTTTGGTTGAACCTAAAGAAGGTCTGCCAAAAGTGGACCGCGAATTCTATGTTATGCAGAGTGAGTTCTACACTAAAGGCAAATACGGTGCGCCGGGTTTGCAGCCTTTCAGCATGACTAAGGCGGTCGAAGAAAAAGCGGACTACGTGGTCTTTAACGGCAGTGTGGGTGCTTTGGTGGGCGACAATGCCATGAAAGCCAAAACTGGTGAAAAAGTCCGTTTGTTTGTGGGTAACGGTGGACCGAACCTGGTGTCTTCCTTCCACGTCATTGGTGAGATCTTCGACAAGGTTTATGTTGAAGGCGGCAAGCTGGTGAATGAAAACGTGCAGACTACTTTGGTTCCGGCCGGTGGTTCTGCCATCGTTGAATTCAAGCTGGACACTACTGGCACTTTCATTCTGGTCGATCACTCGATCTTCCGCGCCTTTAATAAAGGTGCCATCGGGATGCTGAAAGTCGAAGGTAAAGAGGATCATGAGATTTATTCCGGCAAAACTAAAGACGGTATCTATCAGCCCGAGGGGGGCGTGATCCAGGAAATCGGTGCGGAAGCTCCGAAGCAGATTCCAGCCAAAACTTTGGAAGAGCGTCTGGCGGGCGGGAAGCGTATTTACGATTCATCCTGTTTTGCCTGCCACCAAAGCAATGGCCAGGGTTTGCCGGGTGCGTTTCCTCCGCTGGCGAAATCCGACTTCCTGAACAACAGCAAGGAAAAGTCCATTTCTGCGGTGATCCACGGTCTGGAAGGTCCGGTGAAAGTGAACGGCAAAGAATTTAATTCTGTTATGCCGGCTCAGATCCTGTCTGACGAAGATGCGGCGAACGTGCTGACTTATGTATACAGCATGTGGGGCAACTCGAAGAAAGTGGTGACTCCGGCGGATGTTAAAGCTGTCCGTGCAGCAGGGAAAAAGTAA
- a CDS encoding heavy metal translocating P-type ATPase: MSTATLHECAYCRAGTTEPVYCCSACEMLDLHVRQMPVLGEKQNPFAYLDQPEFRKLYSHPQQDFNYLFFAEGLHCSSCVHLLEKLPEFYDRIETARVNFGQSTVTVKLADDGSLAQVAHVIAELGYKPSPLAAQDNLAERYQSENRSFLKRIAVAGFCAGNTMLFVIPVYAGLAGSWATVFNWLSFALFLPILLYSAQPFYKGAWNSLKYKVINVDLPITIAMLSGFALSTANLIRGNGDIYFDSTASFMFFILSARYLLKRVQQNYLSPSRMKSFFQMEKYERVDGGKAAVIPWSSVKSGDVLKLKQGQSLPSDATLMSSHATLDMSLFNGESLPKVFSSGMTLFAGTKVLDDGVLIRMNVTFAESKLGQLLQQLDQGALQKSRFIALTDRLAQYLIITVFSIAVLFFLAYASVDMSEAFNRSLALIVLACPCALAFGSPLTFGLALKKSQRLGILLKDATSLERMLEVKNIFFDKTGTLTEGHLSLSHSEPAIISPRLQARILALEARSYHPLAFALRKAWPHPESLPVVEQAQEILGKGVKGLIDGKLYEIRHLSESTHEDETAIEVICEGQSLCRLYFLDELRADSAQAVQELKKHGMNCFLLSGDKKSRVYQAAAQCGIAKENAHGELFPEDKKEILIRHKNTCMIGDGANDSLSLQAADVGIAVKGSVDLSLNSADVYFTRGGLSPFFDLMQISLQTQNVLKRNLGISLVYNTVGGLLALAGFIDPLMAAILMPISSIIIILSSLWGFR, translated from the coding sequence ATGAGCACAGCCACCCTACACGAATGCGCCTACTGCCGAGCGGGAACAACAGAACCCGTGTACTGCTGTTCTGCGTGTGAAATGCTGGACCTGCATGTGCGACAGATGCCGGTACTGGGTGAAAAACAAAATCCCTTCGCTTATCTGGATCAACCTGAATTCCGTAAGCTTTATTCCCACCCACAGCAGGACTTTAACTATCTGTTCTTTGCAGAGGGACTGCACTGTTCTTCCTGCGTTCACCTGCTGGAAAAACTTCCTGAATTTTATGATCGCATCGAAACTGCGCGTGTGAACTTCGGTCAAAGCACTGTCACCGTCAAACTTGCCGATGACGGTTCCTTGGCGCAAGTGGCGCACGTGATTGCTGAGCTTGGTTACAAACCTTCCCCTCTGGCCGCCCAGGACAATCTGGCTGAACGTTATCAGTCTGAAAATCGCAGCTTCCTGAAAAGAATTGCGGTGGCTGGTTTCTGTGCCGGGAACACCATGCTGTTTGTGATTCCGGTGTATGCCGGACTTGCCGGCAGCTGGGCGACTGTATTTAACTGGCTGAGCTTCGCGCTGTTCCTGCCAATTCTATTGTATTCAGCGCAGCCTTTCTATAAGGGCGCATGGAACTCTTTGAAGTACAAAGTTATCAATGTAGATCTGCCGATCACTATCGCCATGCTTTCCGGTTTTGCGCTGTCCACGGCCAACCTGATCCGTGGAAATGGTGACATCTATTTCGACAGCACTGCCAGCTTCATGTTCTTCATCCTGTCCGCACGCTATCTATTGAAACGCGTGCAGCAGAACTACCTGTCCCCGTCCCGTATGAAGTCCTTCTTCCAGATGGAAAAATACGAGCGGGTTGACGGTGGCAAGGCCGCCGTGATCCCGTGGTCTTCCGTAAAATCCGGCGATGTGCTGAAGCTGAAACAGGGGCAAAGCCTGCCTTCGGATGCGACTTTGATGTCGTCCCATGCCACTTTGGACATGTCGCTGTTTAACGGCGAATCCCTTCCTAAAGTCTTTTCCTCCGGAATGACTTTGTTTGCCGGCACCAAGGTTCTGGATGACGGTGTTTTGATCCGCATGAATGTGACTTTTGCCGAAAGCAAACTGGGTCAGCTTCTGCAGCAGCTGGATCAGGGGGCTTTGCAAAAAAGCCGCTTCATCGCACTGACTGACCGCCTGGCTCAATATCTGATTATAACTGTTTTCTCTATCGCGGTTTTGTTCTTCCTGGCATACGCCAGTGTGGATATGTCGGAAGCCTTCAACCGCTCTTTGGCGCTGATTGTGCTGGCCTGCCCTTGTGCTTTGGCCTTTGGCTCGCCGCTGACTTTCGGACTGGCTCTGAAGAAATCCCAGCGTCTGGGAATTCTATTAAAAGATGCGACCAGCCTTGAGCGCATGCTGGAAGTTAAAAACATCTTCTTTGATAAAACCGGCACTTTGACTGAAGGGCATCTGTCGCTATCCCACTCTGAACCGGCCATCATTTCTCCGCGCCTGCAAGCCCGCATTCTGGCTTTGGAAGCTCGCTCTTACCACCCGCTGGCCTTTGCACTTCGTAAAGCGTGGCCTCATCCGGAAAGTCTTCCGGTCGTGGAACAAGCCCAGGAAATTCTGGGAAAAGGTGTGAAAGGCCTGATCGACGGAAAGCTGTATGAAATCCGTCACCTGTCTGAAAGCACTCACGAGGATGAAACCGCCATCGAAGTGATTTGCGAGGGTCAAAGCCTGTGCCGTCTTTACTTCCTGGATGAACTGCGTGCAGACTCTGCCCAAGCCGTTCAAGAACTGAAAAAACACGGCATGAACTGCTTCCTGCTTTCCGGGGACAAAAAAAGCCGCGTCTATCAGGCGGCAGCCCAGTGTGGCATAGCCAAAGAAAACGCACATGGCGAACTGTTCCCTGAAGACAAAAAAGAGATTCTGATCCGCCATAAAAACACCTGCATGATCGGCGACGGCGCCAACGATTCCCTCAGCCTTCAGGCCGCGGATGTTGGTATTGCCGTGAAAGGCAGCGTGGACTTAAGCCTGAACAGCGCGGATGTGTACTTCACTCGCGGGGGTCTTTCGCCCTTCTTTGATCTGATGCAGATCTCTTTGCAGACTCAGAATGTTCTGAAACGCAATCTGGGCATTTCCCTGGTTTATAATACTGTCGGCGGACTGCTGGCTTTGGCTGGGTTCATTGATCCGCTGATGGCCGCGATTCTGATGCCGATCAGCTCTATCATTATCATTCTTTCTTCATTGTGGGGTTTCCGATGA
- the ccoS gene encoding cbb3-type cytochrome oxidase assembly protein CcoS, giving the protein MNIILLMIPMALILGIGFVSAFLWATNKGQFDDLETPAHRILDDENERKKS; this is encoded by the coding sequence ATGAACATTATCTTATTGATGATCCCCATGGCATTAATTCTGGGAATAGGCTTTGTCTCTGCCTTTCTCTGGGCCACCAACAAAGGTCAGTTCGATGACCTCGAGACACCAGCACACCGTATTTTAGATGACGAAAACGAAAGGAAAAAATCGTGA
- the ccoN gene encoding cytochrome-c oxidase, cbb3-type subunit I, giving the protein MNTSGNLIEKIYYDDDIVKKFVLATLIWAGAAFLFGLIAALQLAYWPMNANLEWITFGRLRPLHTNAAIFAFAGNAIFAGIYHSSQRLLKTRMFSDVLSKMHFWGWQLIILSAAITLPLGYTQSKEYAELEWPIDIAITVVWVIFAINFFMTLRQRREKHMYVAIWFYIATIITVAVLHIVNSIEIPVTFLQSYPVYAGIQDALVQWWYGHNAVAFFLTTPFLGLMYYYVPKAANRPVYSYRLSIIHFWALVFIYIWAGPHHLLYTSLPEWAQTLGMIFSIMLWAPSWGGMINGLLTLKGSWHLLRTEPLIKFFVAALTFYGMSTFEGPLLSIKSISAVGHYTDWIVGHVHSGALGWNGFLTFGMVYYLVPRLWRTELYSKKLLENHFWIGLTGVLLYYTSMVVAGITQGLMWLAVGEDGTLVYPDFIETVVRIVPLYWVRALGGFLFIVGFVMMCYNIYKTIKLAPKEQHDSYIEVSRSGYDELTKGHRKLEGMGAVFSVLAFLAIAVGSVIEIYPTLSLHRYVNPNNIVDPYSPLELAGRDIYIKEGCYVCHSQQIRPIASEVMRYGAASTVEESMYDRPFQWGSKRTGPDLSRLGKKYPNLWHYSHMLDPRAVTPKSIMPNYPWLADKKTDFLVLRKKLSVMKQLDVPYADDVVANADIYAQKQAKEIAADLESNGAPKGLEDKEIVALIAYLQSLGQKGKAQ; this is encoded by the coding sequence GTGAACACATCGGGAAATCTCATCGAAAAAATTTACTACGATGACGATATTGTCAAAAAGTTCGTCCTGGCGACCTTGATCTGGGCCGGGGCTGCGTTTCTTTTTGGCTTGATCGCAGCGTTGCAACTGGCTTATTGGCCCATGAACGCCAATCTGGAATGGATCACATTCGGCCGTCTTAGACCGCTGCACACCAATGCCGCGATCTTTGCTTTTGCCGGAAATGCGATCTTTGCCGGGATTTATCATTCCAGCCAAAGACTGCTGAAAACCAGAATGTTTTCGGATGTGCTTTCCAAAATGCACTTCTGGGGCTGGCAGCTGATCATCCTTTCTGCCGCCATCACTTTGCCGCTGGGTTACACTCAGTCCAAAGAATACGCGGAACTGGAATGGCCGATTGATATCGCCATCACAGTTGTGTGGGTGATTTTCGCGATCAACTTCTTTATGACCCTGCGCCAACGCCGTGAAAAACACATGTACGTGGCGATCTGGTTCTATATTGCAACGATTATCACGGTGGCGGTTTTGCACATCGTGAACTCTATCGAGATCCCGGTGACATTCCTGCAGTCCTATCCGGTTTATGCGGGTATTCAGGATGCGCTGGTTCAGTGGTGGTACGGACACAACGCCGTGGCATTCTTCCTGACCACTCCGTTCCTGGGTCTGATGTACTACTATGTACCGAAAGCCGCGAATCGTCCGGTGTATTCTTACCGCCTCAGTATCATTCACTTCTGGGCGTTGGTATTTATCTATATCTGGGCCGGTCCGCACCACTTGCTTTACACTTCCCTGCCGGAATGGGCGCAGACTTTGGGGATGATCTTCTCGATCATGCTGTGGGCTCCGTCCTGGGGTGGTATGATCAATGGTCTTTTGACTTTGAAAGGTTCCTGGCACCTGCTAAGAACCGAGCCCCTGATCAAGTTCTTCGTGGCGGCATTGACCTTCTATGGCATGTCCACTTTCGAAGGGCCTCTGCTTTCCATCAAGTCCATCTCTGCAGTTGGTCACTATACTGACTGGATCGTGGGTCACGTTCACTCTGGCGCTCTGGGCTGGAATGGATTCCTGACTTTCGGTATGGTTTATTATCTGGTGCCACGTTTGTGGAGAACTGAACTGTACTCCAAAAAACTTCTGGAAAACCACTTCTGGATCGGTTTGACCGGTGTGCTTCTGTACTACACTTCCATGGTTGTTGCCGGTATCACTCAAGGTTTGATGTGGCTGGCGGTCGGTGAAGACGGTACTTTGGTGTATCCGGACTTTATCGAAACTGTGGTTCGTATCGTTCCGCTGTACTGGGTTCGTGCTCTGGGTGGATTCCTGTTCATCGTGGGCTTCGTGATGATGTGTTACAACATCTACAAAACCATCAAGCTGGCTCCAAAAGAACAACATGATTCTTACATTGAAGTATCCCGTTCCGGTTATGACGAGCTGACCAAGGGTCACCGCAAACTGGAAGGTATGGGAGCCGTGTTCTCTGTCCTGGCGTTCCTGGCAATTGCCGTGGGTTCCGTGATCGAGATTTACCCGACGCTGTCCCTGCACCGCTATGTGAATCCAAACAACATCGTAGATCCCTATTCACCGCTGGAACTGGCGGGTCGTGATATCTACATCAAGGAAGGCTGCTACGTCTGCCATTCCCAGCAGATTCGCCCGATCGCTTCCGAAGTAATGCGTTATGGAGCGGCCTCCACCGTGGAAGAGTCCATGTACGATCGTCCGTTCCAATGGGGTTCAAAACGTACCGGTCCGGATCTTTCCCGTCTGGGCAAGAAATATCCGAACCTGTGGCATTACAGCCACATGCTGGATCCGCGTGCCGTGACTCCGAAAAGTATCATGCCGAACTATCCGTGGCTGGCAGACAAAAAAACCGACTTCCTGGTTTTGCGTAAAAAACTGTCCGTCATGAAGCAGCTGGATGTTCCTTATGCAGATGATGTTGTGGCGAACGCCGACATTTATGCTCAGAAACAGGCCAAAGAGATCGCTGCGGATCTGGAATCCAACGGCGCTCCAAAAGGTCTTGAAGACAAGGAAATCGTGGCCCTGATTGCTTACCTGCAGTCCCTGGGTCAGAAAGGAAAAGCACAATGA
- a CDS encoding cbb3-type cytochrome oxidase subunit 3, with protein MKSEGLKFFTDTHLTAMGLLIFFLFFVGVLIWVYRKHSSEIYAHMEQIPLKDGE; from the coding sequence ATGAAATCGGAAGGACTGAAATTTTTCACTGACACGCATCTGACCGCGATGGGACTTTTGATCTTCTTCCTGTTCTTTGTAGGAGTGCTGATCTGGGTTTACCGCAAACACAGCTCAGAAATTTACGCGCACATGGAACAGATTCCTTTGAAAGACGGAGAATAA